The genomic window ATTTTGTGCCGGGATATGTGCTTTTAACATTGTTTGTCTATATGATAGGGGACTTGTTTGTTGATTTAACCCCCTATCGGCAAATTTTTCTGTTTTTAGTCGGTTTTTTTACTTCTTTTCATTTTATCCAAACCTTCAAAACCCTTTTCGAAGCCGACCAGCCCGATTTGAAACTTGCGGGAGGAAAGATTTTCTCCGTCGTGATAATTTCTTTGGCGAATTTGGTTATTTTGGCACTTGTTTTGAAGGGGCTTTTCCCCGAGGCTGTTTCGTTGGGGGCCGGGGCAAAAAATGTGTTGAGGGGAACCCTCAATACCTGGCGAATTTTAGTAAACTATATAATAGAGCGTGTGATTAACGCAATGTAATATGGGCAAAAAACATAAAAATAAAAACAAAAAAAGAAGATTTTTAAGAGGTCTTCGTTGGTTTATCCGCACCTGTTTTGTGTGGTGTATGCGTTTGTTTTTATTTACGGCGATGTTACTGCTTCTTCTTTTTTCCGCCGTGTGGCTTTTATTTTTAAGAACTTTTAACGCCCAACATATCAGCGAAGTAATTACCGAAGAACTCCAAAAACGCTTAGACCGCCCGGTAGCCATTTCTTCTTTGGACTTAAAGTTTATAAATACCGTGGAATTGAAGGGGTTTTATGTATTGGATACCGAAGGTGCCCCCGGCCAAGCCTTGTTGGCGGCCGATTCGGTTACTTTGCGGTTCAAACTTCTTCCGCTTTTGGAACAAAAATTGGTTATTGACGAAGTTTCCCTTCATGCCCCGCGCTTTAGTGTCATCCGTTCCGTGGATGGTACATACAATATCCCGCAGATTAAGTTGACGGAGTCTTCGGCTGTTTACACCAGTGCGGGTAGCGGAAAAAAATTGACGGTTAGCGTAGAAGACTGGACGGTTAAAAACGGGGTGCTCAGTTTTAAGGATATAGGCACCGGGGTTACGCATGCGGTTTACGGGTTAGATTTGCATTTCGAAAAACTCCGCTTTGATGAACTTTCCCGCTTTACCATGGATATGGTGATGCGTACTAAATGGAAAGATAATATTTCCGATGTGGAAATTAAAGGTTCCGGGCATGTGAACTTCGCCGATTTCAAATGGAACGAATTTGCCCTTCGCAGTTTGCGCGCCCAAGTGTTTTTATTTCAAAAACCCGTTCATCTGTTGATTGATTTAGATAATCTGCGTACTCCTTATTTTAATGTGCGCGCAGAAGTGCCTGCCTTTGAAGAAAAAGATTTATCCCTTTTCAAAATAGGGGATACGGCTTTTTCTCTGCCGAAGTCTTCCATTACGGCTAAAGGGCAGTTGTCTAAAAATTACCATTACCTGAAACTTTCGCAAGCCACGGTTTCTGCTGCAGATGTAAAGGCGGAAGGAAACGGCTATTTCGATTTTACGCAAGCCCCGTACACGGCAGATTTATCCCTCTCCACCAACTATTTCAAATTAGCGGGGAAAAACAAATACTATGCTCCTATCGGGAAATATAAATTGACGGGGCAGGCTTCTCTTTCCGGGCAAGTGTTGCGCAAGGACGGCAAATTTTCGCTTCCGCTTTTTGTGGTAAATGCCAAAGAAGCCGCCGGAGCCTTCTATGGGTTCCCGGTAGAAAAAGCCACGGGGGAATTTCGCGCCAAGAATAATTTTACCGATTTGTACGCGTCTGTTTCTTCGGGGAAAGTGACGGTACATAAATCCGTTTTTGACAAACTGAAAATGAGCGGCAGTTGGCGCAAAGGGAATTTGTATGCGTATATTGCTTCCTGCGAACTGAACGATATTCCCTTAAAAATGAGTTTATCTGTTAATAACCTAAAAAGTTCCCGCCGCAAAATTCGCACGGCCATTTACCGCAAACATTTAGACCCGATGGCTTTTATTGGTACCGTGCAAGATTTTGTTACCGTTATTATGCCGCTTACCAAAGGGAAAGGAAAATTCAAAGCCCCCGTCAGCGGAGATTTGGCGTGGTTGCGCAATTTCCGTGATCGGTTGCCTAAATTTATGCCGAACTTTGCTGGCACTTTAACGGCGGATACTTTTTCCAGCCAAGTCCTCTCCGGAAACCGTTTTAATGCCGAGTTCGATTTTACGGGCCTTCGTGCGGGCATGAAGAATTTGTCTGGGCAAATAGAAGCGCGCTTGGAAGGCGGGGTGATTCACCAAATGGAAAAACTCGCCGAAGAACAACGCGCGTTAAATGTTACATTTCAACCGTTTATCATTATGCATCGCATGGAACGGGCCGGAAGTTTCAAAGTCGGGCAGGTGCTGAAAGATGTTCCGTTTACCGATATGGCGGCTTCTGCTCGCTTTGAAAACGGTAAAATGCAAATTAACAA from Elusimicrobium sp. includes these protein-coding regions:
- a CDS encoding AsmA family protein yields the protein MGKKHKNKNKKRRFLRGLRWFIRTCFVWCMRLFLFTAMLLLLLFSAVWLLFLRTFNAQHISEVITEELQKRLDRPVAISSLDLKFINTVELKGFYVLDTEGAPGQALLAADSVTLRFKLLPLLEQKLVIDEVSLHAPRFSVIRSVDGTYNIPQIKLTESSAVYTSAGSGKKLTVSVEDWTVKNGVLSFKDIGTGVTHAVYGLDLHFEKLRFDELSRFTMDMVMRTKWKDNISDVEIKGSGHVNFADFKWNEFALRSLRAQVFLFQKPVHLLIDLDNLRTPYFNVRAEVPAFEEKDLSLFKIGDTAFSLPKSSITAKGQLSKNYHYLKLSQATVSAADVKAEGNGYFDFTQAPYTADLSLSTNYFKLAGKNKYYAPIGKYKLTGQASLSGQVLRKDGKFSLPLFVVNAKEAAGAFYGFPVEKATGEFRAKNNFTDLYASVSSGKVTVHKSVFDKLKMSGSWRKGNLYAYIASCELNDIPLKMSLSVNNLKSSRRKIRTAIYRKHLDPMAFIGTVQDFVTVIMPLTKGKGKFKAPVSGDLAWLRNFRDRLPKFMPNFAGTLTADTFSSQVLSGNRFNAEFDFTGLRAGMKNLSGQIEARLEGGVIHQMEKLAEEQRALNVTFQPFIIMHRMERAGSFKVGQVLKDVPFTDMAASARFENGKMQINNAYVVGPTLSAAVSGWTDWVHENFDIIIWTMFTNTSRSGALAENLTDESGNPALAFRVSSSMLKPKLEMLRAKKTGATIQAAEEKGLQTKFETGQEFIKGEYHAKK